The Pasteuria penetrans genome segment GGGATCTCTCCCCCCATCCGTCACGTTCGCCGTGTCCGCGTGAAAAAAAGATCCCTGCATCTCCATCACAAGATCCCTGATATCTTCCACGACGGACATTCCCCCCTTATCCCTATGTGCTTTCACACAGGCATCCTTAGAATCAAAGATCCGCACCTTCACATTACGTCGGCCCCATTTTTCGGCCTCTTCCTCACTCATTACAAAAGCATCAATAATATTTCCCTTTACCTTTCCCCCCGTATCAGCCGCCTGCAGGCATCCACCGTTGTACTTGTACGAGGGCATAGAGATCCACTTGCCCATGGGGATCACACTGGGGTCAACGGCTGCCACACCTACATCTACGGGTTTTCCTGAGGCTGTTCGTTTACCCACAGGTTCATGATACGCAGTCACCTCTGCGTTCATGGGTTTCCCGGACTCATGGAAGTAATCCAACAATTTTTCAACGTATGGCACAAGCCAATCCGGACAGTAATCCTCCCAACTTGTGCGCTTATCCTTTTCCCCCACCTTCACCTCGACAACACCTAACACATCCCCTCTATCGAGGGACCTATACAATGTCTGTTGCACAATCTTATCCCTGTTACGAGGATCCAGACCCCTACTTATATCTGCCCGCAAGGGACTCACAGTTATCTCCATACCCCTCTGCAAACCTTCATAGAAACTTCCCGGCAAAGGACGGAACGACATAAAGGCTACACCACTATTTTTCTTCTCCCCCTCTTCGATTTCCTGTACAAAATCATCCAAATACCCAGAAAAGGCATCTTCCCCCAATGGGGACGGTTGTAAATCTGAGGGACTAACAACCACCCCACACCCATAGGATCCCGAAGAGGGTAGGGAACCTTTTCGCATACAAACCTGGTGAGGACCCTTCAAATTCACAAAATCTTTAGTACTGGCCAGGGCTTTCATCACCGTTGTTCCCGATGGAACGGTCTCCACCGTTTTGTGAGTTCCCCGATCACCATCCTGACCTTTCCCCTCGGGGGACTGAATATCCAAGGAAAAGGGGATGAGGTTCCTTCCAACGGATTGAGGGGAAACATCCCTTACCGCTCCAGCATAGATCACCCCGTCCCAAGGAACCACGCAGACAGAGCCAATCCATAGTATCCCCGAAAACAACACAAGCACAGTGTTTTCCCATAGCCAGTAACCTCGCCCCTTCAAAAACCCTCTCATGGAAACCTACCCCCTAGTACGCCAACCGCAGACTACCCATCTCCCTCGAATTCTACGTGTCCAAGCATACGGTGTTCCCTTAAACCTGTCATTTCCGGATCTATCATTTATATGTTTATTAAACAATTTTTAGAAAACATCCAAATCAATTTTAAATAAACAATATGCTATTCTTAATAGTAGCATGGATGGAACTGCATTGTCCACACCGGGAGCAATATAAGAACAGGAATAACATTCCTCCCCGCGCCGTCCCAAACCGTATACTCCATAAAAATACTACCCCCCCTTATAGGGGACAATTCAGGCTACCCACTTCCCCCATATGCGGCGGCAAGCTCACCCATTCCCGTCAACCCCCCCAATACAAGCCCCCGAGGGCCCCCGCTCCTGATATTCAATTACAGCAGGATAACACCTATTGAACGTATCACCCCAGAAACGAATCCCTCGCCATCATGGGAAAACTAACCACAATTTTTACTAAGAACACGCACACCTTGAGATGGGTCCCCTTATCCATATTTTCGAAATTCTTCAACATACCTTCCAAAACAACCCATTTACAACATTCATCCGGTATACTTCTTTCCTATTCCATACTCACCACAGGATAAAAAATATCCCTCCATTCACGAAACCCAGGGGATCAACATGTACCACGGGAGGGGAGGGATATGCTCTACGGGCAAGTGATGAGATAGGATATCCCCCTTGATCGCGTTGCAAAACATTCGCGCACATCGCGTCAGAAACCCTTAGTGAAGCATTGATCCATCCGGAGGTCTGTATATCCCACTCATACAACGATCTCCCCCAACAAACGAACTCGGATCCCTCGTCCTACATCAACAGAGAACGATCATCGTAACGTCCCATGGCTGCCTAAAACAAGAGAAACCGTGTACCAGTAGGGCACCCAGGAAATGGGAGGGGGTTTGTTTCCTCCGTAATCAGCTGGTGGATATCAGGTTACAAAACAAACACCTGGATGCTGCTGGAAAAAATATCCCGATTGTGGGCGATTCAGAGAAGGGCAAGGACTGAATCCTGTCGGGTGGAAACCGGGAAGATCAACAAAAATGAACCCCTAGGGAAAGTAGCGAAAACCGTAGTCCGTATCAAAAAACGACCCAATCCCTTCGGCTTTGGGTCCACTATTTCGACACCCGCCCGTAGAAATATGAAGCGGGATCGATGCCCATTTTTTGTATACTATTCCCATAAATTGAGTAACTCGTTTCTTGCTCCGGTGACAAAAACCCTAGTTCCCCCTAAGGATGTAGATAGTAGGTCACCAGAACCGGTGGAGCATAAACCTATTGGGGGATATCAAGGGTCGTTTCGTCGCCCTTGTTCCACTATAATCCCTACACACTGTTATGGGGGGGACCCATTCCCCAAGATCCAACATCTAAAAAGAAGAATTGACCCGAAAGTTTTATTATTTAAACAATAAATATAATGTAAATAATAAACGTAAAAAGGGGACAACCCCTCGATCGCAGAGAAACAAAAACAAACGCATGGGTCAATCTTCACTGTACATTCGCATACGATTGGGAACCAAATAACCAATTGAATAAACACCGGCGATGCCTATCAATGTATAAAGAATTCGACTGAGTGTCGTTGAAATTCGAACAGAATCGCCACCAAGAATGGTTGAAATAAGGTCCCACTGAAATATACCCACCAACAACCAATTGAGGGCACCAAAAATCACTAACCCAAGTATCATCTTCTTCATGGATAAACGCCCCCTGTTGATTAGGATCGTAAAATCCCATCCCCCAGAGGATAAATTGCACCATTCACCCCCTGCTTATACATGCAGAGGTGGGGCGCATGGAAGATCGCAAAACTCATAAATGACGGCAAACTCTCTATCCGATAGTTCACGCAATAGAACCGTTCATCCACCGTTCATCCTATGGGAAGGAATGAACATGGAAATACGCACGGGAACAACGAAAAACTAGGATCCGTAGGAACAAAACCCAAGGTCCCAGCACATCATAGCAACGATCGCGCAGTTGCCGGTTGTACCCCTCCTGGTTTGCCTACCATATATAAAAAATTCATACCGTAGTATAAAGGAAAATGAAATAAAGGACAATTCCGTTTCCACAACAGCACCATTCCTAACACCCCTGCCCAACAAAAAACGAATAACCTTTGCCTGTTCTATGACACCGCTACGTCTATACGACGAGATTCCCCCTTCCCGTCCTCCTTCCATTTCTTCCTATGATAATTGGCAACCCAAACATCAATCTCCTTCTTCAGTTCAGATAAAAGTTGATCCTCCGGTACCTTACGAACAATTTCCCCCCGGGAAAACAGCAGACCTTCCCCCCGTGCACCCGCTATTCCTATGTCGGCCTCCCGTGCCTCCCCCGGCCCATTGACAGCACAACCCAACACCGCTACCTTAATGGGTGCCTGAACATCACTCAGATACTCCTCGACTTCATTAGCCAGAGTAATGAGGTCAATAGCAATCCGACCACAGGTGGGACAGGCAATGAGTGTGGGTGCATTATCAGCCAAACCAAATGTCTTCAGTAATTCGCGTCCTACCTTTATTTCCTCCACCGGATCCGCCGCTAGGGAAACACGAAGCGTCGACCCTATTCCCTGTGCCAACAGTACACCCAATCCAGCGGCACTCTTGACCGTCCCTGAAAACTGCGTACCTGCTTCTGTAATCCCAAGGTGGAGGGGGTACGGGAACACCTGAGCTGCCTCCCGATAAGCCTCAATGGTTAAGGAAACATCGGACGCCTTCAGGGAAAGAATAATATCCTCAAACCCAAGATCCTCTAGAATGCCTACATGGTACTTAGCACTTTCCACCATACCTGCAGCCGTAGGGTAACCGTATTTTCTGAGAATACCCCTCTCCAACGATCCTGCGTTCACGCCCACCCGAATGGGAATACCACGCTCCTTAGCCAAAGAAACCACGGCTTCCGTCTTTTCCCTACGTCCGATATTCCCAGGATTGATACGGACCTTATCAATCCCATTCTCAATGGCTAAACAAGCTAAACGATAATCAAAGTGGATGTCGGCCACCAAGGGGATCGACACCCGTTCCTTGATTGCTGGAATGGCGTCTGCAGCAGCCTGATTGGGAATAGCCAAACGGACGATTTGACAACCCACTTTCTCAAGACGGTGAATCTCAGCCACCGTTTTCTCCACATCATCCGTCTTCGTGGTACACATACTTTGTAAAACCACACGATCATTACCACCAATGGCTACGTTGCCCACACGGACCTGCCGAGTTTTTTTTCGATTGAACATGAACAGAAATCCCCCTGTTTTATAGAGAAAAGTCGTCCTGTCACCCTACACTTACAACCCAACTCCATAAAGCATATCAGAACCGTTTCAACTTTTCCATAATTCCGGTGGAAAACGGGGGATCCTCCCAACCAGCCCCGAGGGCCCATGGCAACAGCAGGCTGGTTGGGGGGAGTTCATTTGATCATTGTACCATGCCTAAAACGACGAACGAGAGCTAGTAAGCGTAACAAAAGCCCAGGTAAAACGCCAAACCAGCGCTCCCACCAGGTCCCCGGGGATGCCTTCCGTTTACCAGCAGAACGATTTCTAGCGGAATTTTCTGCCAGATACCTCAACCACTCTTGGAATTGCACATTACCACCCCCATTGCCTGTAGTGTATCCAAGGGATTGACAACATAAGCTATGGCTGTGCTTTGATTTGTTATGCACATAAAACCTAAAAAATTGGGGGTTCAAACCCCAGAAACTATCCCCATCCCCTAGGGATGTCCTCTGGGACATCACCAGGAAAGGAGAGGGGCTGTGCCCCCGCCCGATCCAGTTTCCTGGCACTCCCTACCCTCCCGGATGGTTTTTCTCTTTGTGTACTATTCCGAAGGATTGGCTCGGAGTCCTGCTATAGATTAGGACTGGTGCCACCGCGAAAAGGTTACCAACTACCCTCTCCCCTACACAATGGCTCATCCTTGATACTACCTTGGGCGGCTGGATCAAAGGGGCTCTGCAGACGGCCCGATGGCAAGATAGAACGCGCACCGCGAGTTTCTTTTGCCCTTCCTAATTCACCCCCCTGTTTGCTCTCCTATCACCCTTCGCAACAGTATATAGACTGGGGTGGACCGAAACTTCTTGTACTGGTTCCCAAAGTGTTCAATAGTAGTATGTC includes the following:
- a CDS encoding 3D domain-containing protein translates to MRGFLKGRGYWLWENTVLVLFSGILWIGSVCVVPWDGVIYAGAVRDVSPQSVGRNLIPFSLDIQSPEGKGQDGDRGTHKTVETVPSGTTVMKALASTKDFVNLKGPHQVCMRKGSLPSSGSYGCGVVVSPSDLQPSPLGEDAFSGYLDDFVQEIEEGEKKNSGVAFMSFRPLPGSFYEGLQRGMEITVSPLRADISRGLDPRNRDKIVQQTLYRSLDRGDVLGVVEVKVGEKDKRTSWEDYCPDWLVPYVEKLLDYFHESGKPMNAEVTAYHEPVGKRTASGKPVDVGVAAVDPSVIPMGKWISMPSYKYNGGCLQAADTGGKVKGNIIDAFVMSEEEAEKWGRRNVKVRIFDSKDACVKAHRDKGGMSVVEDIRDLVMEMQGSFFHADTANVTDGGRDPSSPMSLSVGGSQHPSASPQQSTPQPGSQQSTPQPGPQQSTPQPGPQQSTPQPGPQQSTPQPGPQQSTPQPGSQQSMPQPGSQQQSTSQPGSQQSVPQPESQQQASRENSISSDGRDRASKGKDAKKMGTQKV
- a CDS encoding DUF378 domain-containing protein; the encoded protein is MKKMILGLVIFGALNWLLVGIFQWDLISTILGGDSVRISTTLSRILYTLIGIAGVYSIGYLVPNRMRMYSED
- the ispG gene encoding flavodoxin-dependent (E)-4-hydroxy-3-methylbut-2-enyl-diphosphate synthase; the protein is MFNRKKTRQVRVGNVAIGGNDRVVLQSMCTTKTDDVEKTVAEIHRLEKVGCQIVRLAIPNQAAADAIPAIKERVSIPLVADIHFDYRLACLAIENGIDKVRINPGNIGRREKTEAVVSLAKERGIPIRVGVNAGSLERGILRKYGYPTAAGMVESAKYHVGILEDLGFEDIILSLKASDVSLTIEAYREAAQVFPYPLHLGITEAGTQFSGTVKSAAGLGVLLAQGIGSTLRVSLAADPVEEIKVGRELLKTFGLADNAPTLIACPTCGRIAIDLITLANEVEEYLSDVQAPIKVAVLGCAVNGPGEAREADIGIAGARGEGLLFSRGEIVRKVPEDQLLSELKKEIDVWVANYHRKKWKEDGKGESRRIDVAVS